The Nitriliruptor alkaliphilus DSM 45188 genome includes a region encoding these proteins:
- a CDS encoding multidrug effflux MFS transporter — protein MPPRSDTTAPAAAPSPNAAPRTLSRREFISFLALSMALAALGIDLLLPAYDAIRLDLGLAVDAQAVTGLITAYFLGLAVGQLFYGPIADRYGRKRALAIGYGIYGVAALATALGPSLGVLLLSRFVWGLGAAGPRVVTLAMVRDRYEGDQMAKAMSFIMAVFILVPVIAPSIGAAAVNVVSWRFLAAACGGAVVIAALWSRRIPETLAPEHQLPMTWTRISAAARLVVSNRQTAGYTLALTSLYGVLASYLASSEPIFSQVFDEGDRFALLFGGLAAVMGVAMLLNGRIVERVGTRRLAHGVLIGYLAVAGAFLIMAVLTDGRPPLWVFLVGIAAMLTSHALLLPNLNTIAMAPMGAIAGTAAAVIGATQIAVGAILGALLDRSFDGSILPLSIGFLGYGALALGLVVFAERGRLFQPLVPGPSADDRARAIADQEIA, from the coding sequence GTGCCACCCCGATCCGACACCACCGCTCCCGCGGCCGCTCCTTCACCGAACGCAGCGCCGCGCACGCTCAGCCGCCGCGAGTTCATCAGCTTCCTCGCCCTGTCGATGGCCTTGGCCGCGCTCGGCATCGACCTGCTGCTGCCGGCCTACGACGCCATCCGCCTCGATCTCGGCCTGGCCGTCGACGCGCAGGCCGTCACCGGGCTGATCACGGCCTACTTCCTCGGGCTCGCCGTGGGGCAGCTGTTCTACGGCCCCATCGCGGACCGCTACGGCCGCAAGCGCGCCCTCGCCATCGGGTACGGCATCTACGGCGTCGCGGCGCTCGCCACCGCGCTCGGCCCGAGCCTCGGCGTGCTGCTGCTCAGCCGCTTCGTGTGGGGGCTCGGCGCGGCTGGGCCGCGGGTCGTGACGCTGGCCATGGTGCGGGACCGCTACGAGGGCGATCAGATGGCCAAGGCCATGTCGTTCATCATGGCCGTCTTCATCCTGGTCCCCGTGATCGCCCCCAGCATCGGTGCGGCGGCGGTCAACGTCGTCTCCTGGCGCTTCCTGGCCGCCGCGTGTGGCGGCGCCGTGGTGATCGCCGCGCTGTGGTCGCGTCGCATCCCCGAGACGCTCGCCCCCGAGCACCAGCTGCCCATGACCTGGACGCGGATCTCCGCGGCAGCCCGCCTCGTGGTCTCCAACCGCCAGACCGCCGGCTACACGCTGGCGCTGACCTCCCTGTACGGGGTGTTGGCGTCCTACCTGGCCAGCAGCGAGCCCATCTTCAGCCAGGTCTTCGACGAGGGCGACCGTTTCGCGCTCCTCTTCGGCGGCCTCGCTGCGGTGATGGGCGTGGCCATGCTCCTCAACGGTCGCATCGTCGAGCGCGTCGGCACCCGCCGCCTCGCACACGGGGTGCTGATCGGCTACCTCGCCGTGGCCGGCGCCTTCCTGATCATGGCGGTCCTGACCGACGGTCGGCCGCCGCTGTGGGTGTTCCTGGTCGGGATCGCCGCGATGCTGACCTCGCACGCGCTGCTGCTCCCGAACCTGAACACCATCGCGATGGCCCCGATGGGCGCCATCGCCGGCACCGCGGCCGCGGTCATCGGTGCGACCCAGATCGCGGTCGGCGCCATCCTCGGTGCGCTGCTGGACCGCAGCTTCGACGGCTCGATCCTGCCGCTGTCGATCGGCTTCCTCGGCTACGGGGCCCTGGCGCTGGGGCTGGTCGTGTTCGCCGAGCGCGGCCGGCTGTTCCAGCCTCTGGTGCCAGGGCCATCGGCCGACGATCGGGCGCGGGCCATCGCCGACCAGGAGATCGCCTGA
- a CDS encoding SDR family NAD(P)-dependent oxidoreductase yields MTWGPDGKIAVVTGASSGIGEATTRRLAGAGLTVVAVARRVDRLEALASDLEGARGRVVPHAADVTDTEAVDALAARVRDEFGACHALINNAGIGGGAFTGREDLDDTLRTLDVNLLGTFRCLAAFSDLLEASAPSRVVNVASVAGKLGIGPAGYAASKFGVVGLSEALSLSWASRGITVCQLNPGFIVTEGFPQTDLTGGPLGRLVGEPEDVADRIAEVLRTGVAERTVPGWYRSFVAFRHVAPPLYRAIASRIDRAGGERRA; encoded by the coding sequence TTGACCTGGGGTCCTGACGGCAAGATCGCGGTGGTCACCGGTGCCTCGAGCGGCATCGGCGAGGCGACGACACGCCGGCTGGCCGGGGCGGGACTGACGGTGGTCGCCGTGGCCCGGCGGGTGGACCGCCTGGAGGCGCTGGCCTCCGACCTCGAGGGTGCGCGCGGTCGCGTCGTGCCCCACGCTGCGGACGTCACGGACACGGAGGCCGTGGATGCGCTGGCAGCGCGGGTCCGGGACGAGTTCGGCGCGTGTCACGCGCTGATCAACAACGCCGGTATCGGCGGCGGCGCGTTCACGGGTCGCGAAGACCTCGACGACACCCTCCGCACCCTGGATGTGAACCTGCTCGGGACGTTCCGCTGCCTCGCCGCGTTCTCCGACCTGCTCGAGGCGTCGGCGCCGTCCCGCGTCGTCAACGTCGCGTCGGTCGCCGGCAAGCTCGGCATCGGGCCTGCGGGGTACGCCGCGAGCAAGTTCGGCGTCGTCGGTCTGTCCGAGGCCCTCAGCCTGTCGTGGGCGTCACGCGGCATCACGGTGTGCCAGCTGAACCCGGGCTTCATCGTCACGGAGGGCTTCCCGCAGACCGACCTGACCGGTGGTCCGCTGGGTCGGCTGGTGGGCGAGCCCGAGGACGTCGCGGACCGCATCGCCGAGGTCCTGCGGACCGGTGTCGCCGAGCGCACCGTCCCCGGCTGGTACCGCTCGTTCGTGGCCTTCCGGCACGTCGCGCCGCCGCTGTACCGCGCCATCGCCAGCCGTATCGATCGCGCCGGCGGGGAGCGCCGCGCCTGA
- a CDS encoding YtxH domain-containing protein has translation MQLDRLPDLLTEQVDRVRDRTAEAVGSDGGSVLRDLSKMDHKLDRIEKHLAAQLDSLAELTRETEERIDDLTRGNGTTWPRRLFWIAIGMGAGAAAAYLADPDRGEQRREEIVGQAQQRMQAATHEATERARTVADEVAQRAQDVKDQAMASGRSVADEAQHAAEDVASEAQRAVVDVRDEAQDAAEDIRDQVTSDSTPAPSSTGRTV, from the coding sequence GTGCAGCTCGATCGCCTCCCCGACCTCCTCACCGAGCAGGTCGACCGCGTCCGCGACCGCACCGCCGAGGCGGTGGGTTCCGACGGCGGCTCGGTCCTGCGTGACCTGTCCAAGATGGATCACAAGCTCGACCGCATCGAGAAGCACCTCGCGGCGCAACTCGACTCGCTCGCCGAGCTCACGCGCGAGACCGAGGAACGCATCGACGACCTCACGCGCGGGAACGGCACGACGTGGCCCCGCCGTCTGTTCTGGATCGCCATCGGCATGGGTGCCGGCGCGGCGGCCGCCTACCTCGCCGACCCCGACCGCGGCGAGCAGCGCCGCGAGGAGATCGTCGGTCAGGCCCAGCAGCGGATGCAGGCCGCGACCCACGAGGCGACCGAGCGGGCCCGTACCGTCGCGGACGAGGTCGCCCAGCGCGCCCAGGACGTCAAGGACCAGGCCATGGCCAGCGGCCGGAGCGTGGCCGACGAGGCCCAGCACGCCGCCGAGGACGTCGCGAGCGAGGCCCAGCGCGCGGTCGTCGACGTCCGTGACGAGGCGCAGGACGCCGCCGAGGACATCAGGGACCAGGTGACCTCCGACAGCACGCCGGCCCCGTCGTCCACAGGTCGCACCGTCTGA
- a CDS encoding penicillin-binding transpeptidase domain-containing protein produces the protein MSALDLTGDLARRRGRTRRLVSVLLLAVGLAAGAWWYLAQPPAPDEAAAAFAAAWDDGDPGAGPVAPSATAVSASWEEITQGMGEAPAAVSLTAVTPDPEDDATAIAELQVTWTLPGERTWSYDTTAPMTRDDEGWTVAWSAQVAHPELAEGAVLRVRRTTAERADVVSVDGTPLVTAREVIEVGIQPSRIENLDDTVAAVRDVLDLDLDGLEDRIEAADPDHFVTVVTLREPDYDEVRDELQPIPGTVFQRTERVLAPTRDFARATLGQAGPVTAELVEEQPERYQAGDVAGLSGLQRAYDDQLAGRPGLEVVTVPPEDADGDAAEPVTLFTAEAEAGTPVTVTLDEATQRAADEALADQDEFPTVLVAIRVSDGHVLAVANGPASGGLDLALTGRYAPGSTFKVVTTAALIAAGLAPGDTVDCPDRIVADGRPFTNAEDQALGEVPFRTAFANSCNTAFVGLTSDLDPEALRVAATTFGLGHDPALGVDVFTGDVPVTESVTELAASAIGQGRILVSPFAMADVTAAAARGAALTPSLVLDPDREDPAPAALPDPVAEALPDLMRLVVTDGSGSAVADVPGGPVHGKTGTAEYGDQSPPRTHAWFVGWQGDVAFAVLVAETPNAFGGRVAAPIAADFLERLTAG, from the coding sequence GTGTCCGCGCTCGACCTGACCGGGGACCTCGCCCGCCGCCGAGGTCGCACCCGCCGGCTGGTGTCCGTGCTGCTGCTCGCAGTCGGGCTCGCCGCCGGTGCCTGGTGGTACCTGGCGCAGCCGCCGGCGCCGGACGAGGCCGCCGCTGCGTTCGCAGCCGCCTGGGACGACGGTGATCCCGGCGCCGGCCCGGTCGCTCCATCGGCTACGGCGGTCAGCGCGAGCTGGGAGGAGATCACCCAGGGCATGGGTGAGGCACCAGCCGCCGTCTCGTTGACCGCCGTGACGCCCGACCCCGAGGACGATGCGACGGCGATCGCCGAGCTCCAGGTGACCTGGACGCTGCCCGGCGAGCGCACCTGGAGCTACGACACCACGGCCCCGATGACCCGCGACGACGAGGGCTGGACCGTGGCCTGGTCGGCGCAGGTCGCCCACCCCGAACTCGCCGAGGGTGCGGTGCTGCGCGTGCGCCGGACGACCGCCGAACGGGCCGACGTCGTGTCGGTGGACGGCACCCCGCTCGTCACGGCCCGTGAGGTCATCGAGGTCGGCATCCAGCCCTCACGCATCGAGAACCTCGACGACACCGTGGCCGCGGTCCGCGACGTGCTCGACCTCGACCTCGACGGGCTCGAGGACCGCATCGAGGCCGCCGACCCGGACCACTTCGTCACGGTCGTCACGCTGCGCGAGCCCGACTACGACGAGGTCCGCGACGAACTGCAGCCCATCCCCGGCACGGTGTTCCAGCGCACCGAGCGGGTCCTGGCACCGACCCGCGACTTCGCCCGCGCCACCCTCGGCCAGGCCGGGCCGGTCACCGCCGAGCTCGTCGAGGAGCAGCCCGAGCGCTACCAGGCGGGCGACGTCGCCGGTCTGTCCGGGTTGCAGCGCGCCTACGATGACCAGCTCGCGGGACGGCCGGGCCTCGAGGTGGTCACGGTCCCGCCGGAGGACGCCGACGGCGACGCGGCCGAACCCGTCACGCTGTTCACCGCCGAGGCCGAGGCGGGAACGCCGGTCACCGTGACGCTCGACGAGGCGACGCAGCGCGCCGCCGACGAGGCGCTGGCCGACCAGGACGAGTTCCCGACGGTGCTGGTCGCGATCCGGGTGAGCGACGGGCACGTCCTCGCCGTGGCCAACGGCCCCGCGTCCGGCGGCCTCGACCTCGCGCTGACGGGGCGGTACGCCCCCGGGTCGACCTTCAAGGTGGTGACCACCGCCGCCCTCATCGCGGCGGGGCTGGCCCCGGGCGACACCGTCGACTGCCCGGACCGGATCGTGGCCGATGGTCGGCCGTTCACCAACGCCGAGGACCAGGCCCTCGGTGAGGTCCCGTTCCGCACCGCCTTCGCCAACTCGTGCAACACCGCGTTCGTCGGGCTGACCAGCGACCTCGACCCCGAGGCGCTGCGCGTGGCGGCCACCACCTTCGGCCTGGGTCACGACCCGGCGCTCGGCGTCGACGTGTTCACCGGCGACGTGCCCGTGACCGAGTCGGTCACCGAGCTCGCGGCATCCGCCATCGGCCAGGGCCGCATCCTGGTCAGCCCGTTCGCGATGGCCGACGTCACGGCTGCAGCCGCCCGCGGCGCCGCCCTGACCCCCTCGTTGGTGCTCGACCCCGACCGCGAGGACCCCGCACCAGCGGCCCTGCCGGACCCCGTCGCCGAGGCGCTGCCCGACCTCATGCGGCTGGTGGTCACCGACGGCAGCGGGAGCGCGGTCGCCGACGTGCCCGGCGGCCCGGTGCACGGCAAGACGGGCACGGCCGAGTACGGCGATCAGTCACCGCCCCGCACGCACGCCTGGTTCGTCGGCTGGCAGGGCGACGTGGCCTTCGCGGTGCTCGTCGCAGAGACCCCAAACGCTTTCGGTGGCCGGGTCGCAGCGCCGATCGCCGCGGACTTCCTCGAGCGCCTCACCGCCGGGTGA
- a CDS encoding VOC family protein: MGITRLNHAVLYVRDADRHAAFYGDVLGFSEVTRLAMGAGRTGVFMRAPGSTNDHDVAFFGLGDTLGDSTAGRATVGLYHLAWEVPTLGDLAEHARRLSEAGALAGASDHGTTKALYARDPDGLEFEVSWLVPVELLGDDEALPTIAPLDLDAEIARYGADTRGQRTVPA; the protein is encoded by the coding sequence GTGGGCATCACGCGTCTCAACCACGCCGTCCTGTACGTGCGCGACGCGGACCGGCACGCCGCGTTCTACGGCGACGTGCTCGGCTTCAGCGAGGTCACGCGTCTGGCGATGGGTGCGGGCCGCACCGGCGTGTTCATGCGGGCGCCCGGATCGACCAACGACCACGACGTTGCGTTCTTCGGGCTCGGTGACACGCTCGGCGACTCGACCGCCGGGCGGGCCACGGTCGGCCTCTACCACCTCGCCTGGGAGGTCCCGACGCTCGGTGACCTCGCCGAGCACGCCCGCCGCCTGTCCGAGGCGGGTGCTCTCGCCGGTGCCAGCGACCACGGCACGACCAAGGCGCTGTACGCCCGAGATCCCGACGGCCTGGAGTTCGAGGTCAGCTGGCTGGTCCCGGTCGAGCTGCTCGGCGACGACGAGGCCCTCCCGACCATCGCGCCACTCGACCTCGACGCGGAGATCGCGCGCTACGGCGCCGACACCCGAGGCCAGCGCACCGTCCCCGCCTGA